The following are from one region of the Halictus rubicundus isolate RS-2024b chromosome 15, iyHalRubi1_principal, whole genome shotgun sequence genome:
- the Gls gene encoding glutaminase isoform X6, translated as MKENRLSIVVPCVAMDENDSADSKALVPVNIPDDYSIRSKVACSIWLEKKGYKSKRMLARFLSTRDQDQATNAEDVLFDMFKNEETDLLPVGKFLAALRTTGLRNDDPRLQEFSDNLRKEHLKTGGHEGVSHETQKLNREQFRRVINPNIVLISRAFRHQFIIPDWSGFTKHIEDFYWRCKSNSEGKVASYIPQLARMNPDYWGVSVCTIDGQRFSIGDTSIPFTLQSCSKPLTYAIALDRLSQEVVHQYVGQEPSGRNFNELVLDYNKKPHNPMINAGAILVCSLLKSLIKPEMTLAEKFDFTMNYFKRLAGGENLGFNNAVFLSEREAADRNYALGFYMREHNCYPDKTNLREIMDFYFQCCSMEANCDTMAVMGATLANGGICPITEEKVLKPDSVRDVLSLMHSCGMYDYSGQFAFKVGIPAKSGVSGSLLVVIPNVMGICTWSPPLDPLGNSCRGVQFCEELVSEFNFHRYDNLKHATNKKDPRRHKYETKGLSIVNLLFSAASGDVTALRRHRLSGMDMTLSDYDGRTALHLAASEGHLDCVEFLIEQCSVPDNPKDRWGKRPIDEAETFGHMQVVEYLNNYAVMRKTELENAEEPTNNENADPRKTVETTARTPLP; from the exons ATGAAGGAAAATAGATTAAGCATCGTTGTGCCCTGCGTCGCGATGGATGAGAATGATTCGGCGGATAGCAAAGCGTTAGTGCCGGTGAACATCCCCGACGATTACTCGATCCGATCGAAGGTCGCGTGCTCCATCTGGCTCGAGAAGAAAGGTTACAAGTCTAAGAGGATGCTGGCGCGATTCCTCAG TACCAGAGACCAAGATCAAGCGACGAACGCCGAGGATGTATTGTTCGACATGTTTAAAAACGAAGAAACCGACCTGCTACCGGTCGGCAAGTTCTTGGCC GCCCTGAGGACGACCGGTTTGCGAAACGACGACCCCAGGCTCCAGGAATTCTCAGACAACTTGCGAAAAGAACACTTGAAGACGGGAGGTCACGAGGGCGTTTCCCACGAGACGCAGAAATTGAATAGAGAACAATTCCGCAG AGTCATCAACCCGAATATAGTATTGATCTCGAGAGCGTTCAGGCATCAGTTCATCATACCCGACTGGTCGGGTTTCACGAAACACATCGAGGACTTCTATTGGAGATGCAAATCGAACTCGGAGGGCAAGGTCGCCTCTTACATACCTCAGCTGGCTAGAATGAATCCGGATTACTGGGGTGTCTCGGTCTGCACGATCGATGGACAGCGGTTCAGCATCGGCGACACGTCAATTCCGTTCACCCTGCAGAGCTGCAGCAAACCGCTGACATACGCGATCGCGTTGGACAGGTTGAGCCAAGAAGTTGTCCATCAGTATGTCGGTCAGGAACCGTCCGGCAGGAATTTCAACGAGCTTGTGCTAGATTATAACA AGAAGCCTCATAATCCCATGATCAACGCCGGCGCGATATTGGTCTGCTCTCTGCTGAAGTCGCTGATCAAGCCTGAGATGACGCTCGCGGAGAAGTTCGACTTCACGATGAACTATTTTAAGAGGCTAGCAGGTGGCGAGAATCTTGGCTTCAACAACGCTGTCTTTTTATCGGAGAGGGAGGCCGCCGACAGAAACTACGCACTCGGCTTTTACATGAGGGAGCACAATTGCTACCCGGACAAGACGAACTTGCGAGAGATAATGGACTTCTATTTTCAA TGTTGCTCCATGGAGGCGAACTGTGACACGATGGCGGTTATGGGAGCCACCCTCGCCAATGGCGGCATATGTCCCATCACCGAGGAGAAGGTCCTGAAGCCTGACAGCGTTCGAGATGTCCTCAGTCTGATGCATAGCTGCGGCATGTACGATTACAGTGGACAGTTTGCGTTCAAG GTCGGGATACCAGCTAAATCCGGAGTGTCAGGAAGTCTTCTGGTGGTGATCCCGAACGTGATGGGGATCTGCACATGGTCTCCGCCTCTGGATCCTCTTGGGAATTCGTGCAGAGGCGTGCAATTTTGCGAGGAACTCGTCAGCGAGTTCAATTTCCACAG GTACGACAACCTGAAACACGCGACGAACAAAAAGGATCCCAGGAGGCACAAGTATGAGACCAAAGGACTCTCCATCGTGAATCTGCTGTTCAGCGCGGCTAGCGGCGATGTCACCGCGTTGAGAAG GCATCGATTAAGCGGCATGGACATGACACTGTCCGACTACGACGGTAGGACAGCCCTGCATTTGGCAGCTAGCGAAGGCCATCTCGACTGCGTCGAATTTCTGATCGAACAGTGCTCGGTACCGGACAATCCCAAGGACAG ATGGGGAAAGCGGCCGATAGACGAGGCGGAAACGTTCGGTCATATGCAAGTGGTGGAATACCTGAATAATTACGCGGTGATGCGCAAAACGGAATTGGAAAACGCAGAAGAGCCGACGAATAACGAGAACGCTGACCCGAGGAAAACCGTGGAGACCACCGCTCGAACTCCGCTACCTTAA